In Lotus japonicus ecotype B-129 chromosome 5, LjGifu_v1.2, one genomic interval encodes:
- the LOC130720948 gene encoding small ubiquitin-related modifier 1-like gives MSASGERGNQEEEKPVANQGLYIELNVNDQWGNKVYFKMKRTGQLGTLLNAYCDRQSVDIKTIVFLFDGRLLRAHLTPDELDMKDGDAIDAMLQQIGGGFQFL, from the exons ATGTCAGCATCAGGTGAAAGAGGAAACC aggaggaggagaagccTGTGGCTAATCAGGGATTATACATTGAACTGAATGTCAATGACCAG TGGGGTAACAAGGTTTACTTTAAGATGAAAAGGACCGGACAACTTGGAACCCTCTTAAATGCGTATTGTGATCGTCAATCGGTAGATATTAAAACGATTGTCTTCTTGTTTGATGGAAGACTGTTACGCGCTCATCTAACACCTGATGAG CTAGATATGAAAGATGGCGATGCCATTGATGCAATGTTGCAGCAAATTGGAGGTGGATTTCAATTTCTTTAG